Proteins encoded in a region of the Bactrocera tryoni isolate S06 chromosome 4, CSIRO_BtryS06_freeze2, whole genome shotgun sequence genome:
- the LOC120774325 gene encoding UDP-glycosyltransferase UGT5-like isoform X2, whose product MNGCKIFALHVLILLCLALCSSHINAARILGFFPTPSKSHTLIHSAIADSLARAGHDVTVIGISNNVYPNAKYKFIEIKLTEAAASHQNVLQNLVNAQKPIYFNLFNFVLSFANTANRTLSHPKMKDFLHTHGTGAFDLVLLGFAANDFAIGLGAHFGCPTIISFVIQPVTSINRLVGNPSESAYVPSLFTGLKAPLAFWGRVLSFLAAFYDEWIVLPIIEINMLKIYNYNFPSDRYPPLDEVRKNVSLIFTNHHFSQGPIRPNVPNLIEIGGIQIKEKPDPLPTDIAKVLDESKEGVIYFSLGSNIKGSHLNEEKIKIMFNVISKLPYKVLWKWSPTELPGESKNIIFRDWLPQDDVLAHPNVKLFITHGGMGSVVESQYHGVPMVGIPLFGDQPSNMVNVERSGYGLAVDYLTLTEESLNNAIQDVLNNPKYKEAVQTFSRLYRDRPMTPRETVVYWVDYVLRHKGAKHMQSPAVHMNRWQLLSLDVIGFLLAIVLTISVVIVKVCKLICCRGRKNKLPKVEKAKQN is encoded by the exons ATGAACGGTTGCAAAATATTCGCTCTGCACGTTTTGATTCTTCTCTGCCTAGCACTTTGCAGCAGCCACATAAACGCGGCGCGTATACTCGGCTTCTTTCCGACGCCATCTAAGtcgcacacactcatacactcTGCCATCGCCGACTCCTTGGCACGCGCTGGTCACGATGTCACCGTAATCGGAATCTCGAACAACGTCTATCCAAATGCCAAATACAAATTCATAGAAATCAAACTGACCGAAGCTGCAGCGTCGCATCAAAACGTATTGCAAAATTTGGTCAACGCACAGAAACCCATTTATTTCAACTTATtcaattttgtgctttcttttGCCAACACTGCCAATCGAACACTGAGCCATCCGAAGATGAAGgatttcttgcatacacatgGCACGGGCGCGTTTGATTTGGTACTGCTGGGGTTCGCAGCCAATGATTTCGCCATAGGTCTTGGCGCACATTTCGGTTGTCCGACTATTATATCCTTTGTGATCCAGCCGGTCACTTCTATTAATCGTTTAGTCGGAAATCCCTCGGAGAGCGCATATGTGCCATCGTTGTTCACTGGCCTAAAAGCCCCGCTGGCATTTTGGGGACGTGTCTTGAGTTTTTTGGCCGCCTTTTATGATGAATGGATCGTATTGCcgattattgaaataaatatgctgAAGATTTACAA TTACAACTTTCCGTCGGACCGTTATCCACCACTCGACGAAGTGCGCAAGAACGTCTCACTCATTTTCACCAACCACCATTTCAGCCAAGGACCCATACGTCCTAATGTGCCCAACCTAATTGAAATTGGTGGCATACAAATCAAGGAAAAACCCGATCCTCTACCAACCGACATCGCTAAAGTTTTGGATGAATCTAAAGAAGGTGTTATCTACTTCAGTTTAGGCAGCAACATAAAAGGCTCCCATCTGAACGaggaaaaaataaagataatgtTCAATGTTATCTCAAAACTGCCTTATAAGGTCTTATGGAAATGGTCGCCAACCGAACTACCTGGCGAATCGAAGAACATCATCTTCCGTGATTGGTTGCCGCAGGACGACGTACTCGCGCACCCTAACGTTAAGCTATTTATCACACACGGCGGCATGGGTAGCGTTGTGGAGTCACAGTATCATGGTGTGCCCATGGTAGGCATACCATTATTCGGCGATCAGCCATCGAATATGGTAAATGTTGAACGCTCCGGCTACGGTCTCGCCGTTGACTACTTAACATTGACAGAGGAGAGTCTAAACAATGCCATACAGGATGTACTCAACAATCCCAAATACAAAGAGGCAGTGCAAACATTCTCACGTCTGTATCGCGATAGGCCGATGACACCGCGTGAAACGGTTGTCTATTGGGTGGACTATGTACTGCGACACAAGGGCGCCAAGCATATGCAATCGCCGGCAGTTCATATGAATCGTTGGCAATTGTTATCGCTCGACGTAATCGGCTTTCTGCTCGCGATCGTCCTCACCATTTCGGTAGTGATCGTAAAAGTATGCAAGCTCATTTGCTGTCGTGGAAGGAAAAACAAATTGCCAAAAGTGGAAAAGGCAAAGCAGAATTAG
- the LOC120774325 gene encoding UDP-glycosyltransferase UGT5-like isoform X7 yields MSPLRFCCLLLFIGVAATRFDLTNSARILGFFPSPSKSHLIIHAAIADALAEAGHNVTVYGASKNVIPKAKYKYIELERKTQDNLIASAMVGSSMLYKFANVVEMIASASNDSLTHPRVQHLLREHGPGDFDLVIVGYFMNDATFALAAHFQCPLILSFMIQPVIAINSLVGNPTEIAYTPNVLGNQKQPMNFVSRVKNFISVGMEMAFAELGQHFQHKVYDYNFPSDRYPPLDEVRKNVSLIFTNHHFSQGPIRPNVPNLIEIGGIQIKEKPDPLPTDIAKVLDESKEGVIYFSLGSNIKGSHLNEEKIKIMFNVISKLPYKVLWKWSPTELPGESKNIIFRDWLPQDDVLAHPNVKLFITHGGMGSVVESQYHGVPMVGIPLFGDQPSNMVNVERSGYGLAVDYLTLTEESLNNAIQDVLNNPKYKEAVQTFSRLYRDRPMTPRETVVYWVDYVLRHKGAKHMQSPAVHMNRWQLLSLDVIGFLLAIVLTISVVIVKVCKLICCRGRKNKLPKVEKAKQN; encoded by the exons ATGTCGCCTTTAAGATTCTGTTGCCTGCTGCTGTTTATCGGTGTTGCCGCCACGCGCTTCGATTTGACAAATAGCGCGCGCATACTGGGTTTCTTTCCGTCACCCTCGAAATCTCATCTGATCATACATGCCGCAATCGCCGACGCGCTAGCAGAAGCGGGACATAACGTTACTGTTTACGGCGCTTCAAAAAATGTAATTCCCAAGGCGAAGTACAAGTATATAGAACTTGAGCGCAAAACACAAGACAACTTAATCGCTAGTGCGATGGTGGGTTCGTCAATGCTTTATAAATTCGCTAATGTAGTGGAGATGATCGCCTCTGCATCGAACGATTCACTAACACATCCGCGCGTGCAGCATTTGCTGCGGGAACACGGGCCTGGCGATTTTGATTTGGTCATAGTCGGTTACTTTATGAACGATGCCACTTTCGCTTTGGCGGCGCATTTTCAATGTCCATTAATTTTGTCTTTTATGATACAACCAGTTATAGCGATCAACTCTTTGGTTGGTAATCCTACCGAGATTGCGTACACACCGAATGTGTTGGGAAATCAAAAACAACCGATGAATTTCGTGTCGCGTGTGAAAAACTTTATTTCCGTAGGAATGGAGATGGCCTTTGCGGAACTCGGTCAACATTTTCAACATAAGGTTTACGA TTACAACTTTCCGTCGGACCGTTATCCACCACTCGACGAAGTGCGCAAGAACGTCTCACTCATTTTCACCAACCACCATTTCAGCCAAGGACCCATACGTCCTAATGTGCCCAACCTAATTGAAATTGGTGGCATACAAATCAAGGAAAAACCCGATCCTCTACCAACCGACATCGCTAAAGTTTTGGATGAATCTAAAGAAGGTGTTATCTACTTCAGTTTAGGCAGCAACATAAAAGGCTCCCATCTGAACGaggaaaaaataaagataatgtTCAATGTTATCTCAAAACTGCCTTATAAGGTCTTATGGAAATGGTCGCCAACCGAACTACCTGGCGAATCGAAGAACATCATCTTCCGTGATTGGTTGCCGCAGGACGACGTACTCGCGCACCCTAACGTTAAGCTATTTATCACACACGGCGGCATGGGTAGCGTTGTGGAGTCACAGTATCATGGTGTGCCCATGGTAGGCATACCATTATTCGGCGATCAGCCATCGAATATGGTAAATGTTGAACGCTCCGGCTACGGTCTCGCCGTTGACTACTTAACATTGACAGAGGAGAGTCTAAACAATGCCATACAGGATGTACTCAACAATCCCAAATACAAAGAGGCAGTGCAAACATTCTCACGTCTGTATCGCGATAGGCCGATGACACCGCGTGAAACGGTTGTCTATTGGGTGGACTATGTACTGCGACACAAGGGCGCCAAGCATATGCAATCGCCGGCAGTTCATATGAATCGTTGGCAATTGTTATCGCTCGACGTAATCGGCTTTCTGCTCGCGATCGTCCTCACCATTTCGGTAGTGATCGTAAAAGTATGCAAGCTCATTTGCTGTCGTGGAAGGAAAAACAAATTGCCAAAAGTGGAAAAGGCAAAGCAGAATTAG
- the LOC120774325 gene encoding UDP-glycosyltransferase UGT5-like isoform X4, with the protein MTAVSVSFVVFGVLLVLSSSPFSGECARILAFFPTTMRSHQLMNCALAEVLAEAGHNVTVLGATTNVYPHAKYRYLRIDGLAISNELTKTFINIPNMATYKYLGVVQPMLRVHNATLAQPKMQHFLQTSQEGDYDLLLMTYLINDFHLGLGAHFRCPIVMFCVMEPMKSIHRWVGNSDEISYVPLQMSGMVQPLSFFQRVKNFLWYLVECLMLCGSIETSMKEFYNYNFPSDRYPPLDEVRKNVSLIFTNHHFSQGPIRPNVPNLIEIGGIQIKEKPDPLPTDIAKVLDESKEGVIYFSLGSNIKGSHLNEEKIKIMFNVISKLPYKVLWKWSPTELPGESKNIIFRDWLPQDDVLAHPNVKLFITHGGMGSVVESQYHGVPMVGIPLFGDQPSNMVNVERSGYGLAVDYLTLTEESLNNAIQDVLNNPKYKEAVQTFSRLYRDRPMTPRETVVYWVDYVLRHKGAKHMQSPAVHMNRWQLLSLDVIGFLLAIVLTISVVIVKVCKLICCRGRKNKLPKVEKAKQN; encoded by the exons aTGACCGCTGTTTCTGTGTCATTTGTCGTGTTCGGCGTTTTGCTCGTGCTCTCGAGCAGCCCTTTCAGCGGAGAATGCGCCCGCATACTCGCCTTCTTCCCCACCACAATGCGTTCGCATCAGTTGATGAATTGTGCTTTGGCCGAAGTACTGGCCGAAGCCGGCCACAATGTAACCGTGCTTGGTGCCACCACGAACGTTTACCCGCACGCTAAATACCGTTACCTACGAATCGATGGACTGGCGATTAGCAATGAATTGACTAAAACTTTCATAAATATTCCAAATATGGCAACATATAAATACCTAGGTGTAGTGCAACCCATGTTACGTGTACATAATGCAACCCTGGCACAGCCGAAAATGCAACACTTCTTACAAACCTCTCAAGAAGGCGACTACGATCTATTGCTTATGActtatttaattaatgatttccaTCTTGGCTTGGGCGCACACTTCAGATGCCCCATAGTCATGTTCTGTGTGATGGAGCCTATGAAAAGCATACATAGATGGGTGGGGAACTCCGATGAGATTTCCTATGTGCCCTTACAGATGAGCGGTATGGTGCAACCATTAAGTTTCTTTCAACGAGTGAAAAACTTTTTGTGGTACCTTGTTGAATGTTTAATGCTGTGTGGCTCAATAGAGACATCAATGAAAGAATTCTACAA TTACAACTTTCCGTCGGACCGTTATCCACCACTCGACGAAGTGCGCAAGAACGTCTCACTCATTTTCACCAACCACCATTTCAGCCAAGGACCCATACGTCCTAATGTGCCCAACCTAATTGAAATTGGTGGCATACAAATCAAGGAAAAACCCGATCCTCTACCAACCGACATCGCTAAAGTTTTGGATGAATCTAAAGAAGGTGTTATCTACTTCAGTTTAGGCAGCAACATAAAAGGCTCCCATCTGAACGaggaaaaaataaagataatgtTCAATGTTATCTCAAAACTGCCTTATAAGGTCTTATGGAAATGGTCGCCAACCGAACTACCTGGCGAATCGAAGAACATCATCTTCCGTGATTGGTTGCCGCAGGACGACGTACTCGCGCACCCTAACGTTAAGCTATTTATCACACACGGCGGCATGGGTAGCGTTGTGGAGTCACAGTATCATGGTGTGCCCATGGTAGGCATACCATTATTCGGCGATCAGCCATCGAATATGGTAAATGTTGAACGCTCCGGCTACGGTCTCGCCGTTGACTACTTAACATTGACAGAGGAGAGTCTAAACAATGCCATACAGGATGTACTCAACAATCCCAAATACAAAGAGGCAGTGCAAACATTCTCACGTCTGTATCGCGATAGGCCGATGACACCGCGTGAAACGGTTGTCTATTGGGTGGACTATGTACTGCGACACAAGGGCGCCAAGCATATGCAATCGCCGGCAGTTCATATGAATCGTTGGCAATTGTTATCGCTCGACGTAATCGGCTTTCTGCTCGCGATCGTCCTCACCATTTCGGTAGTGATCGTAAAAGTATGCAAGCTCATTTGCTGTCGTGGAAGGAAAAACAAATTGCCAAAAGTGGAAAAGGCAAAGCAGAATTAG
- the LOC120774325 gene encoding UDP-glycosyltransferase UGT5-like isoform X5 — translation MSPLRFCCLLLFIGVAATRFDLTNSARILGFFPSPSKSHLIIHAAVADALAEAGHNVTVYGASKNVIPKAKYKYIELEPKTNESFVAGMAMGSSPSYKQFGKIVEMIASASNDSLTHPRVQRLLREHGPGDFDLVIVGYFMNDATFALAAHFQCPLIVSFMIQPIMALNSLIGNPTEIAYTPTMLGKQRQPMNFVSRVKNFISVGMELLMAELGIHFQTKIYDYNFPSDRYPPLDEVRKNVSLIFTNHHFSQGPIRPNVPNLIEIGGIQIKEKPDPLPTDIAKVLDESKEGVIYFSLGSNIKGSHLNEEKIKIMFNVISKLPYKVLWKWSPTELPGESKNIIFRDWLPQDDVLAHPNVKLFITHGGMGSVVESQYHGVPMVGIPLFGDQPSNMVNVERSGYGLAVDYLTLTEESLNNAIQDVLNNPKYKEAVQTFSRLYRDRPMTPRETVVYWVDYVLRHKGAKHMQSPAVHMNRWQLLSLDVIGFLLAIVLTISVVIVKVCKLICCRGRKNKLPKVEKAKQN, via the exons ATGTCGCCTTTAAGATTCTGTTGTCTGCTGCTTTTTATCGGTGTTGCCGCCACGCGCTTTGATTTAACAAATAGCGCGCGCATACTGGGTTTCTTTCCGTCACCCTCGAAATCTCATCTGATTATACATGCCGCAGTCGCCGACGCGCTAGCAGAGGCGGGACATAACGTTACTGTTTACGGCGCTTCAAAAAATGTGATTCCCAAGGCGAAGTACAAGTATATAGAACTTGAGCCCAAAACAAATGAAAGCTTCGTCGCGGGTATGGCGATGGGTTCGTCGCCGTCTTATAAACAATTCGGTAAAATAGTGGAGATGATCGCCTCTGCATCGAACGATTCCCTAACACATCCGCGCGTACAACGCTTGCTGCGGGAACACGGCCCTGGCGATTTTGATTTGGTCATAGTCGGTTACTTTATGAACGATGCCACTTTCGCTTTGGCGGCGCATTTTCAATGTCCATTAATTGTGTCTTTTATGATACAACCAATTATGGCACTCAATTCTTTGATCGGCAATCCTACCGAGATTGCGTACACACCGACTATGTTGGGGAAACAAAGACAACCGATGAATTTCGTGTCGCGTGTGAAAAACTTTATTTCCGTAGGAATGGAGTTGCTCATGGCCGAACTCGGTATACATTTTCAAACAAAGATTTACGA TTACAACTTTCCGTCGGACCGTTATCCACCACTCGACGAAGTGCGCAAGAACGTCTCACTCATTTTCACCAACCACCATTTCAGCCAAGGACCCATACGTCCTAATGTGCCCAACCTAATTGAAATTGGTGGCATACAAATCAAGGAAAAACCCGATCCTCTACCAACCGACATCGCTAAAGTTTTGGATGAATCTAAAGAAGGTGTTATCTACTTCAGTTTAGGCAGCAACATAAAAGGCTCCCATCTGAACGaggaaaaaataaagataatgtTCAATGTTATCTCAAAACTGCCTTATAAGGTCTTATGGAAATGGTCGCCAACCGAACTACCTGGCGAATCGAAGAACATCATCTTCCGTGATTGGTTGCCGCAGGACGACGTACTCGCGCACCCTAACGTTAAGCTATTTATCACACACGGCGGCATGGGTAGCGTTGTGGAGTCACAGTATCATGGTGTGCCCATGGTAGGCATACCATTATTCGGCGATCAGCCATCGAATATGGTAAATGTTGAACGCTCCGGCTACGGTCTCGCCGTTGACTACTTAACATTGACAGAGGAGAGTCTAAACAATGCCATACAGGATGTACTCAACAATCCCAAATACAAAGAGGCAGTGCAAACATTCTCACGTCTGTATCGCGATAGGCCGATGACACCGCGTGAAACGGTTGTCTATTGGGTGGACTATGTACTGCGACACAAGGGCGCCAAGCATATGCAATCGCCGGCAGTTCATATGAATCGTTGGCAATTGTTATCGCTCGACGTAATCGGCTTTCTGCTCGCGATCGTCCTCACCATTTCGGTAGTGATCGTAAAAGTATGCAAGCTCATTTGCTGTCGTGGAAGGAAAAACAAATTGCCAAAAGTGGAAAAGGCAAAGCAGAATTAG
- the LOC120774325 gene encoding UDP-glycosyltransferase UGT5-like isoform X6 produces MSPLRFCCLLLFIGVVATCFDLTNSARILGFFPSPSKSHLIIHAAVADALAEAGHNVTVYGASKNVIPKAKYKYIELERKTQDNLIASAMVGSSILYKFANVVEMIATASNDSLTHPRVQRLLREHGPGDFDLVIVGYFMNDATFALAAHFQCPLIVSYMKQPIMALNSLIGNPTEIAYTPTVLGKQRQPMNFVSRVKNFISVGMELHMAELGIHFQTKIYDYNFPSDRYPPLDEVRKNVSLIFTNHHFSQGPIRPNVPNLIEIGGIQIKEKPDPLPTDIAKVLDESKEGVIYFSLGSNIKGSHLNEEKIKIMFNVISKLPYKVLWKWSPTELPGESKNIIFRDWLPQDDVLAHPNVKLFITHGGMGSVVESQYHGVPMVGIPLFGDQPSNMVNVERSGYGLAVDYLTLTEESLNNAIQDVLNNPKYKEAVQTFSRLYRDRPMTPRETVVYWVDYVLRHKGAKHMQSPAVHMNRWQLLSLDVIGFLLAIVLTISVVIVKVCKLICCRGRKNKLPKVEKAKQN; encoded by the exons ATGTCGCCTTTAAGATTCTGTTGCCTGCTGCTGTTTATCGGTGTTGTCGCCACGTGCTTTGATTTAACAAATAGCGCGCGCATACTGGGTTTCTTTCCGTCACCCTCGAAATCTCATCTGATCATACATGCCGCAGTCGCCGACGCGCTAGCAGAAGCGGGGCACAACGTTACTGTTTACGGCGCTTCAAAAAATGTGATTCCCAAAGCGAAGTACAAGTATATAGAACTTGAACGCAAAACACAAGACAACTTAATCGCTAGTGCGATGGTGGGTTCGTCGATACTTTATAAATTCGCTAATGTAGTGGAGATGATCGCCACTGCATCGAACGATTCCCTAACACATCCGCGCGTACAACGCTTGCTGCGGGAACACGGACCTGGCGATTTTGATCTGGTCATAGTCGGTTACTTTATGAACGATGCCACTTTCGCTTTGGCGGCGCATTTTCAATGTCCATTAATTGTGTCTTATATGAAACAACCAATTATGGCACTCAATTCTTTGATTGGCAATCCTACCGAGATTGCGTACACACCGACTGTGTTGGGGAAACAAAGACAACCGATGAATTTCGTGTCGCGTGTGAAAAACTTTATTTCCGTAGGAATGGAGTTGCACATGGCAGAACTCGGTATACATTTTCAAACAAAGATTTACGA TTACAACTTTCCGTCGGACCGTTATCCACCACTCGACGAAGTGCGCAAGAACGTCTCACTCATTTTCACCAACCACCATTTCAGCCAAGGACCCATACGTCCTAATGTGCCCAACCTAATTGAAATTGGTGGCATACAAATCAAGGAAAAACCCGATCCTCTACCAACCGACATCGCTAAAGTTTTGGATGAATCTAAAGAAGGTGTTATCTACTTCAGTTTAGGCAGCAACATAAAAGGCTCCCATCTGAACGaggaaaaaataaagataatgtTCAATGTTATCTCAAAACTGCCTTATAAGGTCTTATGGAAATGGTCGCCAACCGAACTACCTGGCGAATCGAAGAACATCATCTTCCGTGATTGGTTGCCGCAGGACGACGTACTCGCGCACCCTAACGTTAAGCTATTTATCACACACGGCGGCATGGGTAGCGTTGTGGAGTCACAGTATCATGGTGTGCCCATGGTAGGCATACCATTATTCGGCGATCAGCCATCGAATATGGTAAATGTTGAACGCTCCGGCTACGGTCTCGCCGTTGACTACTTAACATTGACAGAGGAGAGTCTAAACAATGCCATACAGGATGTACTCAACAATCCCAAATACAAAGAGGCAGTGCAAACATTCTCACGTCTGTATCGCGATAGGCCGATGACACCGCGTGAAACGGTTGTCTATTGGGTGGACTATGTACTGCGACACAAGGGCGCCAAGCATATGCAATCGCCGGCAGTTCATATGAATCGTTGGCAATTGTTATCGCTCGACGTAATCGGCTTTCTGCTCGCGATCGTCCTCACCATTTCGGTAGTGATCGTAAAAGTATGCAAGCTCATTTGCTGTCGTGGAAGGAAAAACAAATTGCCAAAAGTGGAAAAGGCAAAGCAGAATTAG
- the LOC120774325 gene encoding UDP-glycosyltransferase UGT5-like isoform X1 — MSRHDKRTNWLPAAFIALSFVLSVHPTACVKAARILGFFASPSKSHIIVHCSVADALAQAGHDVTVIASGPNVRQQAKYKYIELEIIGDHPLMSSDIVDKRQPFWRRFGSFLAAINRNANETYHNPRVQQFLRQHHAGDFDLLLFGYFMNDFQLGLAGHFRCPIVVSFMIQPIYAVNKFVGNPSETAYVPGIFGYLVQPMKFLERVKNMIVAMIEEIVIQTMQDYQGSKYYNYNFPSDRYPPLDEVRKNVSLIFTNHHFSQGPIRPNVPNLIEIGGIQIKEKPDPLPTDIAKVLDESKEGVIYFSLGSNIKGSHLNEEKIKIMFNVISKLPYKVLWKWSPTELPGESKNIIFRDWLPQDDVLAHPNVKLFITHGGMGSVVESQYHGVPMVGIPLFGDQPSNMVNVERSGYGLAVDYLTLTEESLNNAIQDVLNNPKYKEAVQTFSRLYRDRPMTPRETVVYWVDYVLRHKGAKHMQSPAVHMNRWQLLSLDVIGFLLAIVLTISVVIVKVCKLICCRGRKNKLPKVEKAKQN, encoded by the exons ATGAGCCGGCATGATAAACGCACCAACTGGCTACCCGCTGCCTTCATCGCACTCTCTTTTGTGCTCAGCGTGCATCCGACGGCCTGCGTTAAGGCAGCACGCATACTGGGCTTCTTCGCTTCACCCTCGAAGTCGCACATAATTGTGCATTGCAGCGTTGCTGATGCGTTGGCGCAGGCCGGTCATGACGTCACCGTCATCGCGTCCGGGCCGAATGTGCGTCAACAAGCGAAATACAAATATATCGAATTGGAAATCATAGGCGACCATCCACTCATGTCCAGTGATATTGTCGACAAACGTCAGCCGTTTTGGCGGCGTTTCGGTTCCTTTTTGGCTGCGATTAATCGAAATGCCAATGAAACATACCACAACCCGCGCGTACAACAATTTCTACGGCAACATCATGCGGGTGATTTTGATTTGTTGCTGTTCGGTTATTTCATGAACGATTTCCAATTGGGTCTGGCGGGACATTTTCGTTGCCCCATTGTGGTATCGTTCATGATACAGCCGATCTATGCGGTGAACAAATTCGTGGGTAATCCCAGTGAGACCGCTTACGTGCCGGGTATATTTGGCTATTTGGTGCAGCCAATGAAGTTTTTGGAACGTGTGAAGAATATGATTGTCGCTATGATCGAAGAAATTGTGATCCAGACAATGCAGGATTATCAAGGAAGTAAATACTATAA TTACAACTTTCCGTCGGACCGTTATCCACCACTCGACGAAGTGCGCAAGAACGTCTCACTCATTTTCACCAACCACCATTTCAGCCAAGGACCCATACGTCCTAATGTGCCCAACCTAATTGAAATTGGTGGCATACAAATCAAGGAAAAACCCGATCCTCTACCAACCGACATCGCTAAAGTTTTGGATGAATCTAAAGAAGGTGTTATCTACTTCAGTTTAGGCAGCAACATAAAAGGCTCCCATCTGAACGaggaaaaaataaagataatgtTCAATGTTATCTCAAAACTGCCTTATAAGGTCTTATGGAAATGGTCGCCAACCGAACTACCTGGCGAATCGAAGAACATCATCTTCCGTGATTGGTTGCCGCAGGACGACGTACTCGCGCACCCTAACGTTAAGCTATTTATCACACACGGCGGCATGGGTAGCGTTGTGGAGTCACAGTATCATGGTGTGCCCATGGTAGGCATACCATTATTCGGCGATCAGCCATCGAATATGGTAAATGTTGAACGCTCCGGCTACGGTCTCGCCGTTGACTACTTAACATTGACAGAGGAGAGTCTAAACAATGCCATACAGGATGTACTCAACAATCCCAAATACAAAGAGGCAGTGCAAACATTCTCACGTCTGTATCGCGATAGGCCGATGACACCGCGTGAAACGGTTGTCTATTGGGTGGACTATGTACTGCGACACAAGGGCGCCAAGCATATGCAATCGCCGGCAGTTCATATGAATCGTTGGCAATTGTTATCGCTCGACGTAATCGGCTTTCTGCTCGCGATCGTCCTCACCATTTCGGTAGTGATCGTAAAAGTATGCAAGCTCATTTGCTGTCGTGGAAGGAAAAACAAATTGCCAAAAGTGGAAAAGGCAAAGCAGAATTAG